A section of the Engraulis encrasicolus isolate BLACKSEA-1 chromosome 8, IST_EnEncr_1.0, whole genome shotgun sequence genome encodes:
- the omgb gene encoding oligodendrocyte-myelin glycoprotein — translation MERTRIPSVTMAALFWLLAPLLPVLLLGIRVMAVCPSVCSCSRGHRVVDCSNRGLSKLPDGLQHNIRFLNLSHNHVQDLDGLLSHFAHLRTLDVSHNILRRFPSGLPRALWDIRASGNRLRFLDKNATAYQWNLQTLDLSWNELDRVVFINNTLPALQTLNLSHNKFWTVPTNMPHNLKVADLSHNFLLQILPGSLDRLTRLESFYLHGNRFSWIGEGAFVHLEGLKLLTLGDNPWACDEEENITHLLVWVQHTHARVLGCPCHTRHTCGEAHIAVGTWHSYASYTEHPLSTDARNRLVLEPRDHGGPSLQAVTSGYLSRWELVNQQDNNGSLSTESSEQILFGDGSTVVASVTPHHGPGAGAKTSTASPKRSSKKAVLPAKARSMGTGLHATTIGQLPPPYLLITMAILKGI, via the exons ATGGAAAGGACCAG GATTCCATCTGTGACCATGGCTGCGCTCTTCTGGCTGCTGGCCCCGCTGCTGcctgtgctgctgctggggaTCCGGGTGATGGCCGTTTGCCCCTCCGTGTGCTCCTGCAGCCGGGGCCACCGCGTCGTCGACTGCTCCAACCGTGGGCTCTCCAAGCTACCCGACGGCCTGCAGCACAACATCCGTTTCCTGAACCTCTCCCACAACCACGTCCAGGACCTGGACGGTCTCCTCAGCCACTTTGCGCACCTCAGAACTTTGGACGTGTCCCACAACATCCTGCGCAGGTTCCCCTCGGGCCTGCCCCGGGCCCTGTGGGACATCCGTGCGTCCGGGAACCGCTTGCGATTCCTGGACAAGAACGCCACGGCCTACCAGTGGAACCTGCAGACGCTGGATCTCTCCTGGAATGAGCTGGATCGCGTGGTGTTCATCAACAACACGCTGCCGGCCCTGCAGACGCTCAACCTCAGCCACAACAAGTTTTGGACCGTGCCCACCAACATGCCTCACAACCTGAAGGTGGCGGACCTCTCGCACAACTTCCTGCTGCAGATCCTCCCGGGGTCGCTCGACCGCCTGACGCGCCTGGAGAGTTTCTATCTCCACGGTAACCGCTTCTCGTGGATAGGCGAGGGAGCCTTTGTTCACCTGGAGGGCCTGAAGCTCCTGACCCTGGGGGATAACCCCTGGGCCTGCGACGAGGAAGAGAACATCACGCACCTGTTGGTGTGGGTGCAACACACCCACGCTCGTGTGCTGGGATGCCCGTGCCACACCAGACACACGTGCGGCGAAGCTCATATTGCCGTGGGAACCTGGCACTCTTACGCCTCCTACACGGAGCACCCGCTGAGCACCGACGCCCGTAATCGTCTCGTTCTGGAACCACGCGACCACGGCGGGCCGTCGTTGCAGGCCGTGACGTCGGGTTACCTGTCCAGGTGGGAACTCGTTAACCAGCAGGACAACAACGGGAGCCTTTCCACAGAGTCCTCAGAACAGATACTGTTCGGGGACGGGAGCACCGTGGTGGCCAGTGTGACGCCCCACCACGGCCCCGGGGCAGGGGCCAAAACTAGCACAGCGAGCCCCAAACGGAGCAGCAAGAAGGCGGTACTACCTGCCAAGGCACGCAGCATGGGAACAGGCCTGCACGCTACTACTATAGGCCAGCTGCCTCCACCCTACCTTTTAATCACTATGGCAATCCTCAAGGGCATTTGA
- the LOC134454297 gene encoding uncharacterized protein LOC134454297, which translates to MEHIFSLLLLLCALAPSPLKGATVSLQSTPTLPESTTVHALSNTTMNTTVAQGSSAEPSQDTHNFTVITGTEANTVAFTGMQESGTDGPTTNQTLSQSMNSTTEQPGPPPKAITTELQTQAPNTQESNSTLETTENTNQTEVTPSQSSADVTHHDSRNPISTATTEQTTRAIIPQPGMLTTPQLSTYSASVRPEPTTASTVSRSASTTVKIPRPTPTSMKSTTRKTVPPVKPKPTPEKNDDEASETHGIAAAVIISLILLMMFVGIIFIMVKKRKWQRRQQENSDWAGPSPFLDGSSQPHFSRSSTKDESKRISFVGFLPQSLSKRHSMLDDTDEGLAMDIVPATTFGQTTDTTIETKPQNGTAKAKEHKAQEIKNEQDHQNTSESLPVTTAVADHKTQPEDAAIKENDNSEGGLEQTPSLQPSTGSTNIPEPPQPLPIPSSDIPEPPPPPTASSDIPAPPPLPTTASTDIPSPPTTTSTDAIFPPAPDMDLQSSNDTLPASEVQIPPAPPLPES; encoded by the coding sequence ATGGAACATATTTTTAGTCTCCTGCTGCTGTTGTGCGCACTTGCACCATCGCCGTTGAAGGGCGCAACCGTAAGCTTGCAGAGCACACCCACCCTGCCTGAGAGTACAACTGTGCATGCACTGAGCAACACCACCATGAACACTACAGTAGCGCAAGGCAGCTCTGCAGAACCTAGCCAGGACACTCACAATTTCACAGTCATCACGGGAACTGAGGCAAACACTGTTGCATTCACTGGTATGCAGGAGAGTGGTACCGACGGACCTACAACAAATCAAACCCTGAGTCAATCAATGAATTCAACAACTGAACAGCCCGGTCCACCTCCAAAGGCCATTACGACAGAGCTACAAACACAGGCACCAAATACGCAGGAATCAAATTCAACACTTGAGACTACAGAGAACACAAACCAAACAGAAGTGACACCATCACAGTCTAGCGCAGATGTCACCCACCATGATTCTAGGAACCCCATATCAACGGCCACTACAGAACAAACAACCAGGGCAATCATTCCACAACCAGGGATGTTAACTACTCCTCAACTATCCACATATTCAGCATCGGTGAGGCCAGAGCCAACAACTGCTTCTACAGTGAGTCGTAGTGCAAGCACAACTGTGAAGATCCCGCGACCAACACCAACCTCTATGAAGAGCACCACAAGAAAAACAGTTCCACCAGTTAAGCCCAAACCGACTCCAGAAAAAAATGACGACGAAGCATCCGAGACGCATGGGATCGCCGCCGCGGTCATCATTAGCCTCATTTTGCTGATGATGTTTGTGGGAATCATATTCATCATGGTGAAAAAGCGCAAGTGGCAGAGGAGGCAGCAGGAAAATTCCGACTGGGCCGGTCCGTCGCCGTTCCTCGACGGAAGCAGCCAGCCTCATTTCAGCAGGAGTTCGACCAAAGACGAGTCCAAGAGGATCTCTTTCGTCGGCTTTCTTCCACAGAGCCTCTCGAAGCGCCACTCTATGCTCGATGACACTGACGAAGGCCTGGCCATGGACATCGTGCCAGCTACCACGTTCGGACAGACCACCGACACCACCATCGAAACCAAGCCACAAAATGGAACAGCTAAAGCTAAAGAGCACAAGGCTCAAGAGATTAAAAATGAGCAAGATCATCAGAACACATCAGAGAGCCTTCCGGTGACAACTGCTGTGGCTGACCATAAAACCCAACCTGAAGATGCAGCCATCAAGGAAAACGACAACTCTGAAGGAGGCCTAGAACAGACTCCATCTCTTCAGCCATCCACTGGCTCCACCAATATCCCGGAACCTCCTCAACCTTTACCAATCCCCTCTTCAGACATCCCcgaacctcctccaccaccaaccGCCTCCTCAGACATCCCTGCGCCTCCTCCACTTCCAACAACTGCTTCCACAGACATCCCTTCACCCCCAACAACCACCTCCACAGACGCCATCTTTCCTCCAGCCCCAGACATGGATCTCCAATCTTCAAATGACACATTGCCAGCATCAGAAGTGCAGATCCCTCCTGCACCGCCTTTACCCGAATCATAG
- the LOC134454299 gene encoding uncharacterized protein LOC134454299 — MTMAFSVTPTSFNDPTVVSDMSPTDSTSSPFSSNTTSFPSSNTTGPCEWDWGCVPAEVAFVVMASVGSLVVFLLASILVLACQVCRLQRQQYSSGRGHTRSNVDLVSGTGYWGAGARAEGGGIVGPCDASSVMLEEVKAQEENGADGSDFDQEGTEEGSEVLVTQDSRPQSGISVAPVGELIAIGEKDDNTTLPPPPPPMPGSTSRESCLEMGKDLEDMPLVV, encoded by the exons ATG aCAATGGCCTTCAGCGTCACCCCAACGTCCTTTAATGACCCCACTGTGGTCTCAGACATGAGCCCAACGGACAGCACCAGCAGCCCCTTCTCCTCCAACACCACCAGCTTCCCCTCCAGCAACACCACAGGGCCATGTGAATGGGACTGGGGCTGCGTTCCGGCCGAGGTGGCCTTCGTGGTGATGGCGTCGGTGGGCAGCCTGGTGGTGTTCCTGCTGGCCTCCATCCTGGTGCTGGCCTGCCAGGTGTGCCGGCTGCAGCGGCAGCAGTACAGCAGCGGCCGGGGGCACACCCGCAGCAACGTGGACCTGGTGAGCGGCACGGGCTACTGGGGGGCGGGCGCCCGCGCCGAGGGAGGAGGCATCGTGGGGCCTTGCGACGCCTCCAGCGTCATGCTGGAGGAGGTCAAGGCGCAGGAGGAGAACGGGGCTGACGGGAGCGATTTTGACCAGGAGGGGACGGAGGAGGGGAGCGAGGTGTTGGTCACTCAGGACAGTAGGCCCCAGTCGGGGATCAGCGTGGCTCCCGTGGGCGAGCTGATTGCCATAGGGGAGAAGGACGACAACACCACgcttcccccaccaccaccaccgatgcCAGGCTCTACCTCCAGGGAGTCGTGCCTGGAGATGGGGAAAGACCTGGAGGACATGCCTCTGGTGGTGTAA